The Mycolicibacterium boenickei genome has a segment encoding these proteins:
- the speB gene encoding agmatinase translates to MSTHNGIIGALPATKVPRYAGKGTFARIADIHEVSDYDIAILGVPFDGGTSYRPGARFGPMAVRQAARTLRPGYHVELGVAPLEHVQVVDAGDVAVTPYNIAEACQQIQDHASDILAGGDRRIVSIGGDHTIALPNLRALHAKHGPVALVHFDAHLDTWDTYFNAPVTHGTIFRRAFEEGLLIEDHSIHVGIRGPIYDQIDLDDDARMGFKIIRAGDLDVIGTDAAVDVVRRRVDDVPVYLSVDIDVLDPAFAPGTGTPESGGLTSRELLKMLRKMSGLNIVGADVVEVAPAYDHAEITSVAAATVVFDLVSLMVAGRVSNLPVNGEVAATAP, encoded by the coding sequence ATGAGCACGCATAACGGCATCATCGGCGCACTGCCCGCCACCAAGGTCCCGCGCTATGCCGGGAAGGGCACGTTCGCCCGGATCGCCGACATCCACGAGGTGTCCGACTACGACATCGCAATCCTCGGTGTCCCGTTCGACGGCGGCACGTCCTACCGGCCCGGTGCCCGCTTCGGCCCGATGGCCGTCCGTCAGGCCGCCCGCACACTGCGCCCCGGCTATCACGTGGAACTCGGCGTTGCCCCGTTGGAGCACGTGCAGGTGGTCGACGCCGGCGACGTCGCCGTCACCCCGTACAACATCGCCGAGGCCTGCCAGCAGATCCAGGATCACGCCTCCGACATCCTGGCCGGCGGCGATCGCAGGATCGTGTCCATCGGCGGCGACCACACCATCGCGTTGCCGAACCTGCGGGCACTGCATGCCAAGCACGGGCCCGTCGCCCTGGTGCACTTCGACGCCCACCTGGACACCTGGGACACCTACTTCAACGCCCCGGTCACCCACGGCACGATCTTCCGGCGGGCCTTCGAAGAGGGTCTGCTCATCGAGGACCACTCGATCCACGTCGGTATCCGCGGCCCGATCTACGACCAGATCGACCTCGATGACGACGCCCGCATGGGCTTCAAGATCATCCGGGCCGGCGATCTCGACGTGATCGGCACCGACGCGGCCGTCGACGTGGTGCGGCGCCGGGTCGACGACGTGCCGGTGTACCTGTCAGTTGACATCGACGTGCTCGACCCGGCGTTCGCCCCGGGCACCGGCACCCCCGAGTCCGGTGGCCTGACCTCGCGCGAACTGCTGAAGATGCTGCGCAAGATGTCCGGGCTCAACATCGTCGGTGCCGATGTCGTCGAGGTGGCACCCGCCTACGACCATGCCGAGATCACCAGCGTGGCCGCGGCCACCGTGGTATTCGACCTCGTGTCGCTGATGGTCGCTGGACGGGTGTCAAATCTGCCCGTCAACGGAGAAGTTGCGGCCACAGCGCCGTAG
- a CDS encoding oxidoreductase → MSVWFITGASRGFGLQIARDALERGHQVVATARDAAAVTAALGENDNVLAVALDVTNEAQAQQAAQAAVERFGRIDVLINNAGRGLLGAVEEATDAEVRAVYETNVFGLLTVTRAVTPVLRAQRSGTIVNISSVGGFVGSPGWGVYASTKFAVEALSEALHAELQPLGVHVMVVEPGYFRTDFLDSSSLQTQRNIIDDYADGPAGQMRVAAGERNHDQPGDPVKAAKAIIDVVESAEPPLRLLLGNDTIAAVEGKIAHVQAELAQWRSVSESTDFDDVAAS, encoded by the coding sequence ATGAGCGTTTGGTTCATCACCGGAGCTTCCCGCGGATTCGGATTGCAGATCGCCCGCGACGCCTTGGAGCGCGGCCATCAGGTGGTCGCCACCGCGCGCGACGCCGCCGCCGTCACCGCCGCCCTCGGCGAGAACGACAATGTGCTCGCCGTAGCCCTCGACGTAACCAACGAAGCGCAGGCACAACAGGCCGCGCAAGCCGCCGTGGAACGCTTCGGCCGCATCGACGTGCTGATCAACAACGCCGGGCGGGGACTGCTGGGAGCGGTCGAAGAAGCCACCGACGCCGAGGTGCGCGCCGTCTATGAGACCAATGTGTTCGGACTGCTGACCGTGACCCGCGCCGTGACCCCGGTGCTGCGGGCCCAGCGGTCGGGCACCATCGTCAACATCTCCTCGGTCGGCGGATTCGTCGGGTCGCCGGGGTGGGGTGTCTACGCGTCGACCAAGTTCGCCGTCGAGGCGCTCTCCGAGGCACTGCACGCCGAACTGCAGCCGCTGGGCGTGCACGTGATGGTCGTCGAGCCCGGTTACTTCCGTACCGATTTCCTCGACTCGTCGAGCCTGCAGACCCAGCGCAACATCATCGACGACTACGCCGACGGCCCCGCCGGCCAGATGCGCGTCGCCGCCGGCGAGCGCAACCACGACCAGCCCGGCGACCCGGTGAAGGCCGCGAAGGCCATCATCGACGTCGTCGAATCGGCAGAGCCGCCGCTGCGCCTGCTGTTGGGCAACGACACCATCGCGGCGGTCGAAGGCAAGATCGCCCACGTGCAGGCTGAGCTCGCGCAGTGGCGAAGCGTCTCGGAATCAACGGATTTCGACGATGTCGCCGCGAGCTGA
- a CDS encoding PucR family transcriptional regulator, with amino-acid sequence MEPSWAGAQGDEQRRVWSAVLRPAAAELIERAGEISAAVNEYTRTRLSDLLVDEQALEVNRASTEASIRDFAKVLAAGDDPALAVQLQSPTLDYARDGAQHGIPLTTLMRSYRLAHAASSTHLNEILQRHACNAEELHRASELGGAWMFAYVDAALCLVDEVYTAERDRWLRSAAASQAETIATILAGQPVDIDVATRRLRHDVRRVHVAAIAWLESHEEGRNTQAVLEAAIRDIASAIGNQKPLVHPLGILSTAAWISSHSHIPSKVLDELRFRTASAPGVRVAIGEPAAGITGFRSSYVEAVEAQRVARLAGRPPGSVTRYDNVVLRALATANIDQAREFVRRELGRLGETDETTRRLAATLRAYLDENCSRGRTAKRLHVHDNTVAYRIRQAEELLGRSLERRTLELRVALALADVVGEPADAAAAAEQADSLRPAN; translated from the coding sequence ATGGAGCCCTCCTGGGCAGGCGCACAGGGTGATGAGCAGCGGCGGGTGTGGTCGGCAGTGTTGCGGCCGGCCGCCGCCGAACTCATCGAGCGGGCGGGTGAAATCTCGGCGGCGGTGAACGAATACACCCGTACGCGGTTGAGCGACCTGCTTGTCGACGAACAAGCCCTCGAGGTCAATCGTGCGAGTACCGAGGCGAGCATTCGCGACTTCGCGAAAGTACTGGCGGCCGGGGACGACCCCGCCCTGGCGGTACAGCTGCAGTCGCCGACTCTGGACTATGCGCGGGACGGAGCTCAACACGGAATACCGCTCACCACGCTCATGCGCAGCTACCGTCTCGCACATGCCGCGTCATCGACTCATCTGAACGAGATTCTTCAGCGACATGCGTGCAATGCCGAGGAACTGCACCGTGCATCGGAGCTGGGTGGAGCGTGGATGTTTGCCTATGTCGACGCCGCACTATGTCTGGTAGACGAGGTGTATACCGCAGAGCGCGACCGATGGCTGCGCAGCGCTGCGGCCAGTCAAGCCGAGACCATCGCCACCATCCTGGCCGGACAACCCGTCGACATCGACGTGGCCACCCGGCGGCTTCGTCACGACGTCCGCCGTGTCCACGTCGCCGCGATCGCCTGGCTGGAATCTCACGAGGAAGGGCGCAACACGCAGGCGGTTCTTGAGGCGGCGATTCGCGATATCGCCTCCGCCATCGGCAATCAGAAACCGCTTGTGCATCCGCTCGGAATTCTGTCGACGGCCGCCTGGATCAGCTCACACAGTCACATACCCTCGAAAGTGTTGGACGAGTTACGGTTTCGGACGGCGAGTGCGCCGGGCGTGCGCGTCGCGATCGGGGAGCCGGCGGCCGGCATCACGGGTTTTCGCTCAAGTTATGTGGAAGCGGTTGAGGCGCAACGCGTCGCCCGCCTCGCCGGCCGCCCGCCCGGCAGTGTCACCCGTTACGACAACGTGGTGCTGCGTGCCCTCGCGACCGCCAACATCGACCAGGCGCGGGAGTTCGTGCGGCGCGAACTCGGTCGGCTGGGGGAGACGGACGAAACCACCCGACGGCTCGCCGCCACGTTGCGTGCCTATCTCGACGAGAACTGCAGTCGTGGACGAACAGCCAAGCGACTTCACGTCCATGACAACACCGTCGCCTACCGGATCCGTCAGGCAGAGGAACTGCTGGGACGGTCGTTGGAGCGGCGCACGCTCGAGCTGCGTGTCGCCCTGGCCCTGGCCGATGTGGTCGGCGAACCGGCCGACGCGGCAGCAGCTGCTGAACAGGCCGATTCGCTCAGGCCGGCCAACTGA
- a CDS encoding WS/DGAT/MGAT family O-acyltransferase produces the protein MRQLTSLDAQFLAMENDRVQGHVSVLGIYDSHTASGEPLDAALVRGVISERLHLLPTFRWRLAQVPFSLDYPYWVDDGSFDIEYHVRELALPAPGDQRQLAEQVARIIGRQLDRARPLWEVYVIHGLDDGGVAVLTKMHHAAVDGVSGAEVMSILLDDTTGRDREAAPTIVAEKYPSEVEMLGRGLVGLASQPLRVMRAGPTALPHLDDVPTIRHLPGVKTIARSSRLVKRALRAGAGASGFRGSDVTAPRTRFQARVSPHRRVAFGSMSLAEVKAVKNALGCTVNDVVLAICTAGLRSWLDKQGELPAEPLASFIPMSVRTPEQQGTFGNRVSVMITELPTDVADPVERVRRINESMSTAKQRQRALPASLLQDANHFIPPALFAQAARSLSRLAGMRGLNQPANAMISNVPGPSTPLYLGGARQRAQFPVSGVLDGIGINITVMSYQDSLEFGIVVDRELVDDPWPILAALCDGLEELRNATQATQPKAPTRRSASNRRKATS, from the coding sequence ATGCGACAACTGACCAGCCTCGACGCGCAGTTCCTGGCCATGGAGAACGACCGTGTCCAGGGGCACGTCAGTGTTCTCGGCATCTACGACTCCCACACCGCATCGGGCGAACCTTTGGATGCTGCCCTGGTTCGCGGTGTGATCAGCGAACGTCTGCATCTGCTGCCCACCTTCCGCTGGCGGCTCGCCCAGGTGCCTTTCTCGCTCGACTATCCGTACTGGGTCGACGACGGCTCCTTCGACATCGAGTACCACGTGCGCGAGCTGGCGTTGCCCGCACCGGGAGATCAGCGGCAGCTCGCCGAGCAGGTGGCCCGGATCATCGGCCGCCAACTCGACCGGGCGCGCCCGCTCTGGGAGGTGTACGTCATCCACGGACTCGACGACGGCGGCGTCGCGGTGCTGACGAAGATGCACCATGCCGCGGTCGACGGGGTGTCCGGTGCCGAGGTCATGAGCATCCTTCTCGACGACACCACGGGACGCGACCGGGAAGCGGCACCGACGATCGTCGCGGAGAAGTACCCGTCCGAGGTGGAGATGCTGGGCCGCGGTCTGGTCGGGCTGGCGAGCCAGCCGCTGCGGGTCATGCGCGCCGGCCCCACGGCCCTGCCACACCTCGACGACGTCCCGACGATCCGCCATCTGCCCGGAGTGAAGACAATCGCGCGCAGCAGCCGGCTGGTCAAACGCGCCCTGCGAGCCGGCGCCGGCGCGTCCGGCTTTCGGGGCAGTGACGTCACGGCTCCCCGGACCCGGTTCCAGGCTCGGGTGTCGCCGCACCGCCGCGTCGCCTTCGGCTCGATGTCGCTTGCCGAGGTCAAGGCGGTCAAGAACGCCCTCGGCTGCACGGTCAACGACGTCGTCCTGGCGATCTGTACGGCGGGCCTTCGGTCCTGGCTCGACAAGCAGGGTGAGCTACCCGCCGAACCCCTCGCGAGCTTCATCCCCATGTCCGTGCGGACCCCCGAGCAGCAGGGCACTTTCGGCAATCGGGTCTCGGTGATGATCACCGAGCTGCCCACCGATGTGGCGGATCCCGTTGAGCGCGTACGCCGGATCAACGAATCGATGAGCACCGCCAAACAGCGCCAGCGCGCGCTGCCTGCCTCGCTGTTGCAGGACGCCAATCACTTCATCCCGCCCGCACTGTTCGCGCAGGCAGCCCGGTCCCTGTCCCGCCTCGCCGGAATGCGCGGGCTCAATCAGCCGGCGAACGCGATGATCTCGAATGTCCCGGGGCCGTCGACGCCGCTGTACCTCGGCGGTGCCCGCCAACGTGCCCAGTTCCCGGTCTCCGGAGTGCTCGACGGGATCGGCATCAACATCACGGTGATGAGCTACCAGGACTCTCTGGAGTTCGGAATCGTGGTCGACCGCGAACTCGTCGATGACCCATGGCCGATCCTGGCCGCACTCTGCGACGGGCTGGAAGAGCTGCGCAACGCCACCCAGGCCACGCAGCCCAAGGCGCCGACCCGACGCAGCGCATCGAACCGGCGGAAGGCGACGTCGTGA
- the gcvP gene encoding aminomethyl-transferring glycine dehydrogenase, which produces MPERTAKVNDVNSFRDRHIGPDQAGERHMLGVLGFATTDELIDSAVPQQIRCPEGLRLPAARSEQEVLAVLRELADRNQPRIQMIGLGYSDTITPAVLRRNMLESPAWYTAYTPYQPEISQGRLEALLTFQTLIEDLTALPVAGASLLDEATAVMEAVLLMRRANKAVPSNRVILDADCLPQTLAVVRGRAEAVGVEVVVADLTDALPDGDAFGIVFQSPGASGVVRDLAPLVAAARERGMLTTVAADLLSLTLIAAPGEQGADIAVGSAQRFGVPLFFGGPHAGYMAVRSGLERMLPGRLVGVSVDVDGKPAYRLALQTREQHIRRDKATSNICTAQALLANVAAMYAVYHGPDGLRAIATRVHRHAVALADGLRAAGREVVHDRFFDTVQVRTPGTAHEIVAAADAAGINLRLVDADHVGIACDECTTDEIVARVLDVFGAVPAAADPPAALPADLLRTSEFLQHPVFHTHRSETAMLRFLRELSDRDLALDRTMIPLGSCTMKLNAAAEMEPISWPGFAGIHPYAPAEQTAGYRELVGNLEAWLSEITGYDRVSLQPNAGSQGELAGLLAINAYHRSRGENHRDICLIPQSAHGTNAASAVLAGMRVVVVKTAANGNIDHDDLEAKLADHDGNVAAIMLTYPSTHGVYETDVRTVCELVHRAGGQVYVDGANLNALVGLAKPGEFGGDVSHLNLHKTFCIPHGGGGPGVGPVAVRAHLAPFLPGDPLQDGPAPVSAANYGSAGILPITWAYLALMGPDGLTAATKAAVLGANYLATSLAGHYPVLYTGETGLVAHECILDLREITKRTGVTAEDVAKRLIDYGFHAPTLSFPVSGTLMVEPTESEDLAELDRFIEAMINIHDEISRVGSGEWELEQSPLRQAPHTAEQVTGAEWTLPYSRQYAAYPVASLRLNKYWPPVRRIDGVHGDRNLACSCPAPEAFQTDIADSLQEVFA; this is translated from the coding sequence ATGCCTGAGCGCACCGCAAAAGTCAACGACGTCAACTCTTTTCGCGACAGACACATCGGCCCCGACCAGGCGGGCGAGCGGCACATGCTCGGCGTTCTGGGGTTCGCAACCACCGATGAGCTGATCGACAGCGCGGTGCCGCAGCAGATCCGCTGCCCTGAGGGCCTGCGACTGCCCGCGGCCCGGTCCGAGCAGGAGGTGCTGGCGGTGCTGCGCGAACTGGCCGACCGCAATCAACCGCGGATCCAGATGATCGGCCTGGGGTACTCCGACACCATCACACCGGCCGTCCTGCGCCGCAACATGCTCGAATCGCCCGCCTGGTACACCGCCTACACGCCGTACCAACCGGAGATCTCGCAGGGCCGGCTCGAAGCGCTGCTCACCTTCCAGACGCTGATCGAGGACCTCACCGCACTGCCGGTGGCCGGCGCCTCGCTGCTCGACGAGGCCACAGCGGTGATGGAAGCGGTGCTGCTGATGCGACGGGCCAACAAGGCGGTGCCCTCCAACCGCGTGATCCTGGACGCCGACTGCCTGCCGCAGACCCTCGCGGTGGTGCGTGGGCGGGCTGAGGCCGTCGGGGTCGAGGTCGTGGTCGCCGATCTGACCGACGCGCTGCCGGACGGCGACGCGTTCGGCATCGTGTTCCAGTCTCCGGGCGCCAGCGGTGTGGTCCGCGACCTCGCCCCGCTCGTCGCCGCGGCACGCGAGCGCGGCATGCTCACCACGGTCGCCGCCGACCTGCTGTCGCTGACCCTGATCGCGGCCCCCGGTGAGCAGGGCGCCGACATCGCCGTGGGTTCGGCCCAGCGGTTCGGTGTGCCGCTGTTCTTCGGCGGGCCCCACGCCGGCTACATGGCGGTGCGGTCCGGGCTCGAGCGCATGCTGCCCGGGCGCCTGGTCGGCGTCTCGGTCGACGTCGACGGCAAGCCCGCCTACCGGCTCGCCCTGCAGACCCGTGAGCAGCACATCCGCCGGGACAAGGCGACCAGCAACATCTGTACCGCGCAGGCACTGCTGGCCAACGTCGCCGCCATGTACGCCGTCTACCACGGACCGGATGGATTGCGCGCCATCGCAACTCGTGTGCACCGGCACGCCGTCGCGCTGGCCGACGGCCTGCGGGCGGCGGGTCGCGAGGTCGTCCACGACCGGTTCTTCGACACCGTGCAGGTGCGTACCCCAGGCACCGCCCACGAGATCGTGGCGGCCGCCGACGCCGCAGGCATCAACCTGCGACTGGTCGACGCCGACCATGTCGGCATCGCCTGCGACGAGTGCACCACCGACGAGATCGTGGCGCGGGTGCTCGATGTGTTCGGCGCCGTTCCGGCGGCGGCCGACCCTCCGGCTGCGCTGCCCGCCGATCTGCTGCGCACATCGGAGTTCCTGCAGCACCCGGTGTTTCACACACACCGGTCCGAGACGGCGATGCTGCGTTTCCTGCGAGAACTCTCCGACCGGGACCTGGCGCTCGACCGCACCATGATCCCGCTCGGGTCCTGCACCATGAAGCTCAACGCCGCCGCCGAGATGGAACCGATCAGCTGGCCCGGTTTCGCCGGCATCCACCCGTACGCCCCGGCCGAGCAGACCGCCGGCTACCGCGAGCTGGTCGGCAATCTGGAAGCCTGGCTGTCCGAGATCACGGGCTACGACCGGGTTTCGTTGCAGCCCAACGCCGGGTCTCAGGGTGAGCTCGCGGGACTGCTGGCCATCAACGCCTACCACCGGTCACGTGGCGAGAACCACCGCGACATCTGCCTCATCCCGCAGTCGGCACACGGCACCAACGCAGCCTCGGCGGTCCTGGCCGGAATGCGGGTGGTCGTGGTGAAGACAGCCGCCAACGGCAACATCGACCACGACGACCTGGAGGCCAAGCTCGCCGACCACGACGGCAACGTCGCCGCGATCATGCTCACCTACCCGTCCACCCACGGCGTGTACGAGACCGACGTCCGCACGGTGTGCGAGCTGGTCCACCGCGCCGGCGGGCAGGTCTACGTCGACGGCGCCAACCTGAATGCCCTTGTCGGGCTGGCCAAACCCGGTGAGTTCGGCGGCGACGTCTCGCACCTCAACCTGCACAAGACGTTCTGCATCCCCCACGGCGGCGGCGGTCCCGGCGTCGGGCCCGTCGCGGTCCGCGCCCACCTGGCACCGTTCCTCCCCGGTGACCCGTTGCAGGACGGCCCGGCGCCGGTGTCGGCGGCCAACTACGGATCGGCCGGCATTCTGCCGATCACCTGGGCCTACCTGGCACTCATGGGCCCGGACGGGTTGACCGCGGCCACCAAGGCCGCAGTGCTGGGCGCCAACTACCTGGCGACGTCACTGGCCGGGCACTATCCCGTGCTGTACACCGGGGAAACCGGGCTGGTCGCGCACGAGTGCATCCTCGACCTCCGGGAGATCACCAAGCGCACCGGGGTGACCGCCGAGGACGTCGCAAAGCGGTTGATCGACTACGGTTTCCACGCCCCGACCCTGTCCTTCCCGGTCAGTGGAACGCTGATGGTCGAGCCCACCGAATCTGAGGACCTGGCCGAGCTGGACCGGTTCATCGAGGCGATGATCAACATCCACGACGAGATCAGCCGCGTCGGTTCGGGAGAGTGGGAGCTCGAACAGAGCCCACTGCGGCAGGCTCCGCACACCGCAGAGCAGGTCACCGGCGCCGAATGGACCCTGCCCTACAGCCGGCAGTACGCGGCGTATCCCGTTGCCTCCCTGCGACTCAACAAATACTGGCCCCCGGTCCGCCGCATCGATGGCGTACACGGGGACCGCAATCTCGCCTGCTCGTGCCCCGCACCCGAGGCGTTCCAGACCGACATCGCCGACAGCCTTCAGGAGGTTTTCGCATGA
- a CDS encoding alpha/beta hydrolase gives MNTATSTTPRRAGAWVAAHLAQRLLPLVPTPRSFSSATRRVTPPEIVDVPTRHGVVRCLVYSPHPDAPLAETGVDGPPVNLHLHGGAFIVRNPRQEEYIAHHIAAEVGAVVILADYATAPQVRYPTAEQQCFDVASWVHSQAGRRGWDQARISVSGASAGAKLAVNVCQQAYRAGDVRLRAAALAFPVIDLSRADRTSDKVRPRISPRIQRLAIDAYLVDTSRSREPLASPLFDDDLAAALPPTLILTGELDTLGPEGDHLAARLAGAGVPTTHHRLPGIDHGFARSEAAAAHDAMNRIAAHLVRHLR, from the coding sequence GTGAACACAGCCACGTCGACCACGCCGCGGCGAGCAGGCGCCTGGGTCGCAGCCCATCTGGCGCAACGCCTGCTGCCGCTGGTCCCCACCCCGCGAAGTTTCAGTTCGGCGACACGACGGGTCACCCCACCTGAGATAGTCGACGTCCCCACCCGCCACGGCGTGGTCCGGTGCCTTGTCTATTCTCCCCACCCCGACGCCCCGCTCGCCGAGACCGGCGTAGACGGGCCGCCGGTCAACCTGCACCTGCACGGCGGAGCCTTCATCGTGCGCAACCCACGGCAAGAGGAATACATCGCCCACCACATCGCGGCGGAGGTCGGCGCAGTGGTCATCCTCGCCGACTACGCCACGGCGCCGCAGGTCCGGTATCCGACAGCCGAACAACAATGCTTCGACGTCGCGTCGTGGGTACACAGCCAAGCCGGCCGCCGCGGCTGGGACCAGGCCCGAATATCGGTGTCAGGCGCGAGTGCCGGGGCCAAGCTGGCCGTCAACGTGTGCCAACAGGCTTACCGTGCAGGCGATGTCAGGCTACGGGCGGCAGCATTGGCCTTCCCGGTGATCGACCTCAGCCGAGCCGACCGCACCTCTGACAAGGTGCGTCCACGGATCTCGCCTCGGATCCAACGACTGGCGATCGACGCCTACCTCGTGGACACCAGCCGTTCTCGAGAACCGCTGGCATCCCCGCTGTTCGATGACGACCTGGCAGCCGCGTTGCCGCCGACATTGATACTGACCGGCGAACTCGACACCCTCGGACCCGAGGGCGACCATCTGGCGGCACGACTGGCCGGCGCGGGTGTCCCGACCACTCACCATCGCCTGCCTGGCATCGACCACGGGTTCGCCAGGTCAGAGGCGGCCGCTGCCCACGACGCGATGAACCGTATTGCCGCCCATCTCGTCCGGCATCTGCGGTGA
- a CDS encoding SDR family NAD(P)-dependent oxidoreductase, translated as MPRTRFRFKTADLTDRVVVVTGAGSGIGREVALLCARRHALLALCDINEAALDGTAEMAEKLGAEVLTCQVDVSDADSMSSFAQATFEHFGRVDLLVNNAGVGLVGGFLETDVKDWQWLIGINLMGVVHGCGAFLPTMAESGRGGHVVNLSSAAGLLANPQLTAYSATKFAVLGLSEALRMELKPHGIGVTAVCPGIINTAITQNSVIRGTGDIDERRKHLASAYQKRGYTPERVAKNILRAVHRNRAVAPVAAEAHLMYVLSRTVPPLARWLAARTAELSKRQTTFEDLTCN; from the coding sequence ATGCCTAGAACTCGATTCCGATTCAAGACCGCAGACCTCACCGATCGGGTCGTGGTGGTCACCGGCGCAGGCAGCGGTATCGGCCGCGAAGTAGCGCTGTTGTGTGCCCGGCGCCACGCCCTCCTGGCACTGTGCGACATCAACGAGGCCGCGCTCGACGGTACCGCCGAGATGGCGGAGAAGCTGGGCGCCGAGGTGCTGACCTGTCAGGTCGACGTGTCCGACGCCGACTCGATGAGCAGTTTCGCGCAGGCCACCTTCGAACATTTCGGACGGGTCGACCTGTTGGTCAACAACGCCGGAGTCGGTCTGGTCGGGGGCTTCTTGGAGACCGATGTCAAGGATTGGCAATGGCTGATCGGTATCAACCTCATGGGCGTGGTGCACGGTTGCGGCGCCTTCCTGCCGACAATGGCCGAATCGGGTCGCGGCGGCCACGTCGTCAATCTGTCGTCGGCAGCCGGCCTCCTGGCCAACCCCCAGCTGACCGCCTACAGCGCAACGAAGTTCGCGGTTCTCGGGTTGTCCGAAGCGCTGCGGATGGAATTGAAGCCTCATGGCATCGGGGTCACCGCGGTGTGTCCCGGCATCATCAACACCGCCATCACACAGAACAGCGTCATCCGCGGCACCGGGGACATCGACGAACGGCGCAAGCATCTCGCATCGGCCTACCAGAAGCGCGGGTACACCCCCGAGCGCGTCGCGAAGAACATCCTGCGCGCGGTCCACCGCAATCGTGCCGTGGCGCCGGTCGCCGCGGAAGCACACCTGATGTATGTGCTCTCCCGCACCGTCCCACCGCTGGCCCGGTGGCTCGCAGCACGCACCGCCGAATTATCCAAGCGACAAACCACATTTGAGGACCTGACATGCAACTGA
- a CDS encoding SDR family NAD(P)-dependent oxidoreductase — MQLKGRSALVTGATGGIGRAIAHELADRGCALTVTGRRELELKRLVGELGPPAQAFTADLADLDEVRNLMDDAGDVDILVANAGVGIPQDLAMLSDSEIAEAVRINLLAPAVLARAAVNSMTRRGRGHIVFISSGAGLIATPGNGAVYTATKWGLRGLGLALRQELHGTGVGVSTIFPGPIRDAGMLADTGAALPRGFGTSSPGDVAWAVAAAIERGTPETTVASAGIRLLAGIGTVAPVLIGDLARLAGVGRVREAMLGRV, encoded by the coding sequence ATGCAACTGAAAGGGCGCAGCGCACTGGTGACCGGAGCGACGGGAGGCATCGGCCGCGCCATCGCACACGAACTCGCCGACCGCGGGTGCGCACTCACGGTGACAGGTCGGCGCGAGCTGGAACTCAAGCGGCTGGTCGGTGAGCTCGGACCACCCGCCCAAGCGTTCACCGCAGATCTCGCCGACCTCGACGAGGTGCGGAATCTGATGGATGATGCGGGCGACGTGGACATCCTCGTTGCCAACGCGGGCGTCGGCATCCCACAGGATCTCGCGATGTTGAGCGACAGCGAGATCGCGGAGGCCGTGCGCATCAACCTGCTGGCCCCGGCCGTACTCGCACGTGCGGCAGTGAACTCGATGACACGTCGCGGCCGAGGACACATCGTTTTCATCTCGTCGGGAGCCGGACTCATCGCAACGCCGGGGAACGGAGCGGTGTACACGGCCACCAAATGGGGCCTGCGCGGGCTCGGGCTTGCGCTACGGCAGGAGTTGCACGGCACCGGCGTCGGCGTGTCCACGATCTTTCCCGGCCCGATCCGTGACGCCGGGATGCTGGCCGACACAGGTGCCGCTCTTCCGCGAGGCTTCGGGACGAGCTCACCGGGGGACGTCGCGTGGGCGGTGGCCGCGGCGATCGAACGTGGCACACCGGAGACGACGGTTGCGTCGGCCGGCATCCGCCTGCTGGCCGGGATCGGTACCGTCGCACCGGTTCTGATCGGCGACCTCGCCCGCCTGGCCGGGGTCGGACGGGTCCGCGAGGCGATGCTCGGCCGCGTGTGA
- a CDS encoding TetR/AcrR family transcriptional regulator: MSPRAEAGVGGAGEDFVRPTGARSDRIHQAILDATAELLDEGGLPAATMDAIAARSGASKATLYKHWPSRTAVAAEAFGTMMAEALPLPDTGSTAGDLTEQVVRVSAFYASARGEVFAQLLAACVEDRTGAAYFREYFLGGRRAAITELWQRGVDRGDADADIAIDDVIDILFGPLIFRRMTGHCALTDENARRLAETAMRGLKPQTSR; encoded by the coding sequence ATGTCGCCGCGAGCTGAGGCGGGAGTCGGCGGGGCGGGCGAGGATTTCGTCCGCCCCACCGGCGCGCGCAGCGACCGAATCCACCAGGCCATTCTTGACGCCACCGCGGAACTGCTCGACGAGGGCGGACTCCCGGCGGCCACCATGGACGCGATCGCCGCCCGATCGGGCGCCAGCAAGGCCACACTGTACAAACACTGGCCATCGCGGACCGCTGTCGCGGCCGAGGCGTTCGGAACGATGATGGCCGAGGCACTGCCGCTGCCCGATACCGGCAGCACCGCAGGCGATCTCACCGAACAGGTGGTACGCGTGTCGGCGTTCTACGCGAGTGCGCGCGGTGAAGTCTTCGCCCAGCTGCTCGCGGCGTGCGTCGAAGATCGGACGGGCGCAGCGTATTTCCGCGAGTACTTCCTGGGCGGCCGGCGCGCGGCGATCACCGAACTGTGGCAGCGCGGGGTGGATCGCGGCGACGCCGACGCGGACATCGCGATCGACGACGTCATCGACATCCTGTTCGGGCCGCTCATCTTCCGCCGCATGACGGGCCATTGTGCGCTCACCGACGAGAACGCACGGCGGCTGGCAGAAACAGCCATGCGGGGTCTCAAGCCACAAACTTCCCGGTGA